The proteins below are encoded in one region of Bremerella sp. P1:
- a CDS encoding DUF1501 domain-containing protein translates to MFRSHSQVMPANNWLDRRNFLSHAVSGLGSIAVASLLGQEGLLAADDQSIDPSRPYQSRSSHFPGAARNVIVIFCAGGVSHLDTWDYKPELEKRDGKPMENGPAVTFQGPAGNLARPQYRFRPRGETGKMVSDMLPHLAELTDDLTFIHSLTSKSNTHGPAENFLSTGSVLDGFPSLGAWVTYALGCETQELPAYVAIPDPRGVPQNGSNNWGPGFLPAAFQGTTFSATRPIRHLQPYDVTSEKDQATRQFLSQMNQRHLEDNPHDSQLAARIASYELAAKMQLSVPNVMNLESEPEHILKMYGADSPDKTKAAFARNCILARRLVERGVRFVQLFNGAYASGGELNWDGHNKLKEQYDKHAHILDQPAAGLIRDLKQRGLLENTLVVWCTEFGRMPMFQKGSHGRDHNPDGFTSWMTGAGVRPGISHGATDELGKKAVQNVHPLYDFNATILHLLGLDHERLTIRHNGIDRRLTNVEGHVIREILG, encoded by the coding sequence ATGTTTCGATCTCATTCACAAGTCATGCCTGCCAATAATTGGCTCGATCGACGCAATTTCCTTAGCCATGCCGTTAGCGGTCTAGGGTCGATCGCAGTAGCCAGCTTGTTGGGGCAAGAAGGCCTGCTTGCAGCCGATGACCAGTCAATCGATCCTTCCCGTCCTTATCAGTCTCGTTCTTCCCATTTTCCTGGTGCTGCCAGAAACGTCATTGTCATCTTCTGCGCTGGCGGTGTGAGCCATCTCGACACATGGGACTACAAGCCAGAACTTGAGAAGCGGGACGGCAAACCCATGGAGAATGGACCAGCCGTCACCTTCCAGGGACCGGCTGGCAACCTGGCACGTCCGCAGTATCGATTCCGTCCTCGCGGGGAAACCGGCAAAATGGTCTCGGATATGTTGCCTCACTTGGCTGAACTAACGGACGATCTGACTTTCATTCATTCACTGACGAGTAAAAGTAATACCCACGGTCCCGCTGAGAACTTTCTTTCGACAGGCTCGGTACTCGATGGGTTTCCCAGCTTGGGAGCTTGGGTTACCTATGCCCTGGGTTGCGAAACGCAAGAGTTACCGGCGTATGTTGCGATTCCAGATCCTCGTGGTGTTCCTCAAAACGGCTCGAACAACTGGGGACCGGGCTTCCTCCCCGCAGCGTTTCAGGGCACCACCTTTAGTGCCACCAGGCCGATTCGTCACTTGCAACCTTACGATGTTACTTCCGAAAAAGATCAGGCAACGCGTCAATTCCTCTCTCAGATGAATCAACGGCATCTGGAGGACAACCCCCACGACTCACAACTCGCCGCTCGAATTGCCAGCTACGAGTTGGCAGCAAAGATGCAACTGAGCGTGCCGAACGTGATGAACCTGGAAAGCGAACCGGAGCATATCTTGAAGATGTACGGAGCGGACTCGCCCGACAAAACTAAGGCCGCTTTTGCCAGAAACTGCATTTTGGCAAGGCGACTCGTTGAGCGAGGCGTCCGATTCGTTCAGCTGTTCAACGGTGCCTATGCAAGTGGAGGCGAATTGAACTGGGATGGGCACAATAAACTAAAGGAACAATACGACAAACATGCCCATATTCTCGATCAACCGGCGGCAGGTCTCATTCGCGATCTGAAGCAGCGCGGTCTACTCGAGAATACCTTGGTAGTCTGGTGTACCGAGTTCGGACGCATGCCCATGTTCCAGAAAGGATCGCATGGACGCGACCATAACCCCGACGGCTTCACTTCTTGGATGACCGGAGCCGGTGTAAGACCCGGCATCAGCCACGGGGCTACAGATGAACTCGGCAAGAAGGCCGTGCAAAATGTACACCCACTCTACGACTTCAATGCCACAATCTTGCACCTGCTAGGACTTGATCACGAGAGGCTTACCATCCGCCACAATGGAATCGATCGTCGTCTGACCAATGTCGAAGGGCACGTAATTCGAGAGATTCTGGGTTAA